In a single window of the Flavobacterium sp. W4I14 genome:
- a CDS encoding RNA polymerase sigma factor (sigma-70 family) (product_source=TIGR02937; cath_funfam=1.10.10.10,1.10.1740.10; cog=COG1595; pfam=PF04542,PF08281; superfamily=88659,88946; tigrfam=TIGR02937) — MTQYEFSQNISLYSGALRSHALKFTNDYDDANDLLQDTLVKATRFASKFDQGTNIKGWLFVIMRNTFINTYRKHQRHRDHVVQVEEISSVQLGGSATLNQAESKFAMEDIKNALRKLPEAYSVPFIKYFEGYKYQEIALELDIPVGTVKTHIHQARQLLKKQLKQYKK; from the coding sequence ATGACACAGTACGAATTCTCACAAAACATCAGCCTCTATTCGGGGGCACTGCGCTCACACGCTTTGAAATTTACTAACGATTATGATGATGCAAATGATCTGTTACAGGATACTTTGGTAAAGGCTACACGTTTTGCTTCCAAGTTTGATCAGGGTACCAATATAAAGGGCTGGTTATTTGTAATCATGCGCAATACCTTTATAAACACTTATCGCAAACACCAGAGGCACCGCGACCATGTGGTACAGGTTGAAGAAATTTCATCGGTACAGCTCGGCGGCAGTGCAACTTTAAACCAGGCCGAGAGCAAGTTTGCAATGGAAGATATCAAAAACGCATTAAGAAAGTTACCTGAAGCCTATTCGGTGCCTTTTATCAAATATTTTGAAGGTTACAAGTACCAGGAAATAGCACTTGAGCTCGACATACCCGTTGGCACGGTGAAAACCCACATACACCAGGCCAGACAACTGTTAAAAAAACAGCTCAAACAGTATAAAAAATAA
- a CDS encoding DNA-binding response OmpR family regulator (product_source=COG0745; cath_funfam=3.40.50.2300; cog=COG0745; pfam=PF00072; smart=SM00448; superfamily=52172) — translation MHKELYFGKLLKRVVKRIMEKRVQFITVEKQVHLPQRLMIIEDDPALSEVLGNLFTDLGFYCRIETDAPEMNVIAAFRPDLIIIDYHLPKVNGGEICTALKENEHLSKIPVVIISAYSSILLQLEGSTFDCFIEKPFSIEEILKPVKRLLLKKKPKKLNSNAMLMYFKPWRIKFN, via the coding sequence TTGCATAAGGAACTGTATTTTGGTAAATTGCTTAAAAGAGTTGTCAAAAGGATTATGGAAAAACGGGTACAGTTCATTACGGTTGAAAAACAGGTGCATTTGCCGCAGCGGCTAATGATTATTGAAGATGACCCTGCGCTTTCTGAGGTGCTCGGAAATCTTTTTACCGATCTGGGATTTTACTGCCGTATAGAGACAGATGCTCCTGAAATGAATGTGATAGCGGCATTCAGGCCAGACCTCATCATTATTGACTACCATTTGCCGAAGGTAAATGGTGGAGAGATTTGCACAGCACTTAAAGAAAATGAGCATTTATCTAAAATTCCGGTGGTAATCATTTCGGCCTATAGCAGTATTTTACTCCAGTTGGAGGGAAGTACATTTGATTGTTTTATTGAGAAACCTTTTAGTATTGAAGAGATATTAAAGCCTGTAAAACGTTTATTGCTTAAAAAAAAACCGAAAAAGTTAAACAGTAACGCTATGCTCATGTATTTTAAGCCCTGGCGTATAAAATTTAACTAA
- a CDS encoding two-component system CheB/CheR fusion protein (product_source=KO:K13924; cath_funfam=3.30.450.20,3.40.50.150,3.40.50.180; cog=COG1352,COG3829; ko=KO:K13924; pfam=PF01339,PF01739,PF03705,PF13596; smart=SM00091,SM00138; superfamily=47661,47757,52738,53335,55785): MQENQDGAQSHHPAELNRETPQQAASFPIIGMGGASGSLPAYQKFFTHMPANAGMAFVIIVHQDKAEELDYSVLLKESTSMPILTAKDGMEVRENHVYIIPPGTDMGIHNGHLLLFSASRPKGAHMPIDYFFQSLAEDQWNRAVAIIFSGLGADGETGLRMIKEKLGMAMVQEPDTAEFSSMPSAAIKTHMADYVLPPEEMPLKLIQYLNHPVLVGEANEELTSPLTNKVHIQKILMLLRSQTGHDFTLYKKNTISRRIERRIAFHQLPDYESYVNYLRENPAEIDILFNELLIGVTKFFRDRHAFDSLKEHVYRLLEQKSPEEPIRIWIAGCSTGEEAYSVAIIITEFLDNLKSKRKPKAQIFATDLDPNAIDHARAGFYFSNIVAELSAQQLERFFVKKPNGYTVKKEIREMIVFAQHNLIKDAPFTRLDLLCCRNVMIYLTTELQKKIIPVFHYSLQPNGLLFLGPAESVGAFNDIFNSIDSKWKIFERKEGVSAIGKILDFPFHIANQDKLGKIDNTTKASAKNPIAENFNKVLLENYTPASLLLNDKGEILYINGKTNRFIQLNPGEAVMNIHRMVREELKYVLGNAIHLCLTNHTKVEINDIRIKENNRTYLMGFSVDYLNEPALQGLLLVNFYEKGLVRKSVARKSKSASNISEGAVEELEKELTYTKQQLHTTIEQMETSLEELKSTNEELQSTNEELQSTNEEALTTKEEMQSLNEELMTINLQYQNKAEELTQLNNDMKNLLDNTEIGTIFLDNQLNILRFTPQVTRLFNVITSDIGRSITHIVSNFEYPAIEQTINEVINSLSGKELEIKTKKGEWYNLRIMPYRTMDNFINGAVLTFTKITPIKSMNARMLGLLQYAQATADLHPQATVVLDADRKVLVCNEKFQNMFRIQEYEIRELSFTEIVINKWQMDLLSDKLSDSSLASEEIYVQHHFNGLGLKHLEIKIERIMEKGTGSTLIMILSFKEK; this comes from the coding sequence ATGCAAGAAAACCAAGATGGTGCTCAGTCACATCATCCAGCAGAGCTGAACAGGGAAACGCCTCAGCAGGCTGCTTCCTTCCCAATTATAGGTATGGGCGGAGCCAGCGGATCATTACCTGCCTATCAAAAATTCTTTACCCATATGCCTGCCAATGCCGGCATGGCTTTCGTAATTATTGTCCACCAGGATAAAGCCGAAGAACTGGATTATTCTGTCTTGCTCAAGGAGTCGACCAGTATGCCAATTCTTACCGCAAAGGACGGTATGGAAGTACGCGAAAACCACGTATATATTATTCCTCCTGGCACTGATATGGGCATTCATAACGGTCATCTTTTACTTTTTAGCGCTTCGCGGCCAAAAGGTGCACACATGCCTATCGATTATTTTTTCCAGAGTTTAGCTGAAGATCAATGGAACAGGGCTGTTGCCATCATCTTTTCTGGTTTAGGGGCAGATGGGGAAACAGGTTTAAGGATGATCAAAGAAAAACTTGGTATGGCCATGGTACAAGAGCCAGATACAGCCGAATTTTCGAGTATGCCATCCGCGGCGATTAAAACACACATGGCCGATTATGTTCTTCCCCCGGAAGAAATGCCCTTAAAACTGATCCAATACCTTAACCATCCGGTCCTTGTTGGTGAAGCAAACGAAGAGCTCACCTCACCCCTTACCAATAAAGTACATATACAGAAGATATTAATGTTATTGCGTTCGCAGACCGGACATGATTTCACTTTATATAAAAAAAATACCATTTCCCGCCGCATAGAGCGCAGGATTGCCTTTCATCAGTTACCAGATTACGAAAGCTATGTGAATTATTTAAGGGAAAATCCGGCAGAAATCGATATCCTGTTCAACGAACTTTTAATCGGGGTAACAAAATTCTTCAGAGACCGCCATGCCTTCGATAGCCTAAAAGAACATGTTTACCGCTTACTTGAACAGAAAAGCCCCGAAGAGCCGATCAGGATCTGGATTGCGGGATGCTCAACAGGTGAAGAGGCCTACTCTGTTGCCATCATCATTACCGAGTTTTTAGACAACCTTAAGTCGAAACGGAAACCTAAAGCACAGATTTTCGCTACCGACCTCGATCCAAATGCGATAGACCATGCACGCGCAGGTTTTTATTTTTCGAATATCGTTGCAGAATTGTCTGCACAGCAGCTTGAGAGATTCTTTGTTAAAAAACCGAATGGCTATACTGTAAAAAAGGAAATCAGAGAAATGATTGTTTTTGCACAACACAACCTGATAAAAGATGCCCCTTTTACAAGGCTCGATCTGCTGTGCTGCCGTAATGTGATGATTTACCTGACTACAGAGCTGCAGAAAAAGATTATTCCGGTTTTTCATTACTCGTTGCAGCCAAACGGTCTCCTTTTTCTCGGACCTGCCGAATCTGTGGGTGCTTTTAACGATATTTTTAACAGTATAGATTCGAAATGGAAGATTTTTGAACGTAAAGAAGGTGTAAGCGCCATTGGAAAAATATTGGATTTTCCTTTCCACATCGCCAATCAAGACAAGCTGGGCAAAATAGACAACACTACCAAAGCATCGGCCAAAAATCCAATTGCCGAAAACTTCAATAAGGTTCTGCTCGAAAATTATACCCCGGCTTCTTTATTATTAAATGATAAGGGCGAAATCCTCTATATCAACGGTAAAACAAACCGGTTTATCCAACTTAATCCGGGAGAGGCGGTAATGAATATCCATAGAATGGTAAGGGAAGAACTGAAATACGTACTGGGAAATGCCATTCACCTCTGTCTGACCAACCACACCAAGGTCGAAATTAACGATATCCGGATCAAAGAAAACAACCGTACTTACCTGATGGGCTTTTCTGTCGACTACCTTAATGAGCCTGCGCTTCAAGGTCTTTTATTGGTTAATTTTTATGAAAAGGGGCTGGTTAGAAAATCTGTAGCAAGAAAATCTAAATCTGCATCCAATATCAGTGAAGGGGCGGTTGAAGAACTTGAAAAAGAGCTTACCTATACCAAGCAGCAGCTGCACACCACCATTGAGCAAATGGAAACCTCGCTGGAAGAACTAAAATCCACCAATGAAGAACTGCAGAGCACCAACGAGGAGCTGCAGAGCACCAATGAAGAAGCATTAACCACTAAAGAGGAAATGCAATCGCTCAATGAAGAGCTGATGACGATTAACCTCCAATACCAGAACAAGGCAGAAGAGCTCACCCAGCTGAACAATGATATGAAAAACCTGCTGGACAATACCGAGATCGGCACCATATTTCTCGATAACCAGCTTAACATCTTACGTTTTACCCCCCAGGTAACCAGACTGTTCAATGTGATTACCTCCGATATTGGCCGCTCCATTACCCATATTGTTTCCAATTTCGAATATCCTGCTATTGAGCAGACCATTAATGAAGTAATTAATAGCTTATCGGGTAAAGAACTTGAAATCAAAACCAAAAAAGGCGAATGGTATAACCTCCGCATTATGCCCTACCGTACCATGGATAATTTCATCAATGGTGCTGTACTTACGTTTACTAAAATCACACCTATAAAATCGATGAATGCCAGGATGCTCGGCTTATTACAATATGCGCAAGCAACAGCCGACCTACATCCTCAGGCCACTGTTGTATTGGATGCCGACCGAAAGGTATTGGTATGCAATGAGAAGTTTCAGAACATGTTCCGTATACAAGAATATGAAATAAGAGAACTTTCTTTCACAGAAATTGTTATTAATAAATGGCAGATGGATCTTCTCTCTGACAAGCTCTCCGATTCATCTCTGGCAAGTGAAGAAATATATGTGCAGCATCATTTTAACGGGCTGGGCCTAAAACACTTGGAAATTAAAATAGAAAGAATCATGGAAAAAGGAACAGGGAGTACTTTAATCATGATATTGAGTTTTAAGGAAAAATAA
- a CDS encoding two-component system chemotaxis response regulator CheB (product_source=KO:K03412; cath_funfam=3.40.50.180; ko=KO:K03412; pfam=PF01339; superfamily=52738), which produces MSKNIRNIITIGASAGGLSAVSKLLSKLPADLDAAIFIVIHLGKAALVDVVLNMLGKNSPLPISIPEDGTPISNGQVYLAPADAHMMLQKGHILIKRGAKENHWRPSIDVLFRTAAAAYDSCVTGIILTGLLDDGTSGMAAIKKCGGRCIVQEPDGAEFPDMPNNVINNMEVDYRVQIEEMGYILSDLYSRNECEAASVPEEVKLESEITIRMATSLPATAQLGQLTPFTCPDCGGVLTQIDDLNGEKHYRCFTGHVFSESFLDDEYANKTEETLWVAIRMMEERRNFNNTMRRDNGIKEPERAAKDKELLAHIERLKAVMQGLAKERQKINN; this is translated from the coding sequence ATGTCAAAAAATATCAGAAATATTATTACCATAGGTGCATCTGCAGGAGGACTATCAGCGGTGTCTAAGCTGCTTTCTAAACTTCCTGCCGATCTGGATGCTGCTATATTTATTGTAATCCATTTAGGTAAGGCAGCCCTTGTAGATGTTGTACTTAACATGCTTGGCAAAAATTCGCCACTTCCGATCAGCATACCGGAAGATGGTACCCCGATAAGCAACGGACAGGTTTACCTTGCACCAGCTGATGCCCATATGATGCTCCAGAAAGGACATATTTTAATTAAACGGGGCGCTAAAGAAAACCATTGGCGCCCATCTATTGATGTACTGTTCCGCACGGCTGCTGCTGCCTACGATTCTTGTGTAACGGGCATTATACTCACGGGCCTTTTAGATGATGGAACATCAGGGATGGCTGCAATAAAAAAATGCGGCGGCCGCTGTATTGTACAAGAGCCTGATGGTGCCGAATTTCCTGACATGCCCAATAATGTGATCAACAACATGGAGGTTGATTACCGGGTACAGATTGAAGAAATGGGCTATATCCTAAGCGACCTGTATTCCAGAAATGAATGCGAAGCCGCCAGCGTTCCTGAAGAAGTGAAACTGGAATCAGAAATTACCATCCGAATGGCTACCAGCCTCCCGGCAACCGCCCAGCTGGGGCAGCTTACGCCTTTTACCTGCCCGGATTGTGGAGGAGTTCTTACCCAGATCGACGATCTGAATGGAGAAAAACACTACCGCTGTTTTACCGGCCATGTTTTTAGCGAAAGTTTTTTGGATGATGAATATGCCAATAAAACAGAAGAAACCCTTTGGGTGGCCATCCGCATGATGGAAGAACGCCGAAACTTTAACAACACCATGCGCAGAGACAATGGCATAAAGGAACCGGAAAGAGCAGCCAAAGACAAGGAGCTTCTGGCACACATTGAAAGGCTTAAGGCGGTGATGCAGGGGTTGGCAAAAGAGCGTCAAAAAATTAATAATTAA
- a CDS encoding signal transduction histidine kinase (product_source=COG4585; cath_funfam=3.30.450.20,3.30.565.10; cog=COG4585; pfam=PF02518,PF07730; smart=SM00091; superfamily=55785,55874), whose protein sequence is MNRTSKEVILSALRAKAEELLAERNFAGQRIPPDSEMAVLINELEIHEIEVDMQNDELRESYRAIDIERSRFTSFFDAAPIGYFILDALGMVSEVNNTGINLLHTHRDAILGKHFSFWILPEVKEHFYAFILGLENLDHTGSYETFIRLSDEKMMQAQLGGIAMKNPQTDAAEYYITLTDITASKNAAQVLKETTERLNQTLKASFTGTWTIWPDKKKVYFDEFSKNILALNPNDFDDTLEGLLKLVISEDREKIKAVCEKSNTLREIDMEFRLKSDYGLPKTILAKGREISKPGEDCYFTGILFDISERKRAHEIEEANKRSQQRLLTQAVLDAQEKERSKISAALHDSICQLLYGIRFNINHLKKADEAQLRAEMGNLTKLLDQAIREIRDISYELTPSVLKDFGFTAGIKEMSQRLSNSVFKINNQIHRNADKLPGEIQLYAFRIIQELINNSIKYSGATQASISVCTENGKVNITVCDNGKGIDLKNEKHLRAGSGLRGIKNRVAMLNGTFSAYNNNGACFSISFDPAEFKEE, encoded by the coding sequence GTGAACAGAACATCAAAAGAAGTTATTCTTTCGGCACTCAGGGCTAAAGCAGAAGAACTTTTAGCCGAGAGAAATTTTGCTGGACAGAGAATACCTCCAGACAGCGAAATGGCTGTTTTAATTAACGAACTGGAGATCCACGAAATTGAAGTGGATATGCAAAACGATGAACTCCGTGAGTCCTACAGGGCAATCGATATAGAGCGCTCAAGGTTCACCAGCTTTTTCGATGCTGCACCCATAGGTTATTTTATTCTCGATGCGCTGGGCATGGTTAGCGAGGTGAATAATACAGGCATAAACCTGCTCCACACACACAGAGATGCAATTTTAGGCAAACATTTCTCTTTCTGGATTTTACCTGAAGTAAAGGAGCATTTTTATGCTTTTATTTTAGGACTGGAAAATTTAGATCACACCGGAAGTTATGAAACATTCATCCGGCTTTCGGATGAAAAGATGATGCAAGCACAGTTGGGCGGAATAGCCATGAAAAACCCGCAAACCGATGCAGCTGAGTATTACATTACCTTAACAGATATTACAGCATCAAAAAATGCTGCACAGGTACTTAAAGAAACTACCGAGCGACTCAATCAGACGTTAAAAGCCTCTTTTACAGGCACATGGACCATATGGCCCGATAAAAAAAAGGTATATTTTGATGAATTTAGTAAAAACATCCTCGCACTCAATCCTAATGATTTTGATGATACTTTAGAGGGTTTACTTAAGCTGGTGATCAGTGAAGACCGTGAAAAAATAAAAGCGGTCTGCGAAAAAAGCAACACGCTGAGAGAAATAGACATGGAGTTCCGTTTAAAATCAGACTACGGACTGCCAAAAACAATCCTGGCTAAAGGAAGAGAAATTTCAAAACCTGGCGAAGACTGTTATTTTACCGGAATTTTATTCGATATTTCTGAACGTAAACGTGCGCACGAAATTGAAGAGGCGAATAAACGGTCTCAACAACGTTTGTTAACACAGGCCGTGCTTGATGCACAGGAAAAAGAGCGAAGTAAAATCAGTGCGGCCCTTCACGATAGTATCTGCCAGTTGCTATATGGCATTAGGTTCAACATCAATCACCTTAAAAAAGCAGATGAAGCTCAACTTAGGGCAGAAATGGGTAATTTAACCAAACTGCTCGATCAGGCCATACGCGAAATCAGGGATATCTCCTACGAACTTACCCCTTCTGTACTTAAAGATTTTGGATTTACAGCCGGTATAAAAGAGATGAGCCAACGCCTGAGCAATAGCGTTTTTAAAATCAACAATCAGATACACCGGAATGCCGATAAGTTACCGGGTGAAATACAGTTATATGCTTTTCGCATCATCCAGGAACTGATCAACAACAGTATCAAGTATTCGGGTGCTACACAGGCCTCCATATCGGTATGTACCGAAAATGGAAAGGTAAACATTACGGTATGCGATAACGGAAAAGGGATTGATCTGAAAAACGAAAAACACCTACGCGCAGGGTCTGGATTAAGGGGAATTAAAAACAGGGTAGCCATGTTAAATGGTACATTTAGTGCCTATAACAACAATGGCGCATGTTTTAGCATCTCTTTCGATCCAGCGGAATTTAAAGAAGAGTGA
- a CDS encoding DNA-binding response OmpR family regulator (product_source=COG0745; cath_funfam=3.40.50.2300; cog=COG0745; pfam=PF00072; smart=SM00448; superfamily=52172), protein MPKKIILIEDDPSNLDALTLALTCNQYQVFGFLNGRQMMESIRSIIPDMIIIDIMLGYEDGRKLCSMIRETPDISHLPVILTSVNSSISAIRDCQADAFIEKPFDIDEMYQLIESHMLIM, encoded by the coding sequence ATGCCCAAAAAGATTATCCTTATAGAAGATGACCCGTCCAATCTAGATGCCTTAACACTTGCCCTAACCTGCAACCAGTATCAGGTATTTGGTTTTTTAAATGGCCGGCAGATGATGGAAAGCATCAGATCCATCATACCCGATATGATTATTATAGATATCATGCTCGGGTATGAAGATGGGAGAAAGTTATGCAGCATGATCAGGGAAACACCTGATATCAGCCATCTACCGGTAATCCTTACCTCCGTCAACAGCAGTATATCAGCAATAAGGGATTGCCAGGCAGATGCTTTTATCGAGAAACCGTTTGACATAGATGAAATGTATCAGCTCATCGAATCACATATGCTGATCATGTAA
- a CDS encoding DNA-binding NarL/FixJ family response regulator (product_source=COG2197; cath_funfam=1.10.10.10,3.40.50.2300; cog=COG2197; pfam=PF00072,PF00196; smart=SM00421,SM00448; superfamily=46894,52172) has translation MKVILAEDHNIVRNGIKMLLESQGEITVVAEANNGLEVLRYFAEGGHADIVIADINMPEMDGISLIAQLRTLSPATHVVMLSMLDNEKYVAQAFIEGARGYLLKNVGEDELNFALRYVAGGGKYLCAELAEKLLDKLTQTTIQHPETNGQHIDFSLREMEVLHLIADGYTNTEMADKLFLSKRTIEGHRQALIDKTGAKNTAALIRFAVVNGFIN, from the coding sequence TTGAAAGTAATACTCGCAGAAGATCATAACATTGTTCGAAATGGCATTAAAATGCTTTTGGAATCGCAAGGAGAAATAACGGTTGTAGCCGAAGCTAACAATGGCCTCGAAGTACTCCGCTATTTTGCTGAAGGTGGGCATGCAGATATTGTAATTGCCGACATTAACATGCCCGAAATGGACGGAATCAGCCTGATCGCACAGCTCAGAACACTGAGTCCTGCTACACATGTTGTGATGCTCTCTATGCTTGATAATGAAAAATATGTTGCCCAGGCATTTATTGAAGGTGCCCGGGGCTACCTGCTCAAAAATGTAGGCGAGGATGAACTAAATTTTGCACTACGCTACGTAGCGGGCGGCGGCAAATACCTTTGTGCCGAACTGGCCGAAAAGTTACTCGATAAACTTACCCAAACGACCATACAACACCCCGAAACAAACGGACAGCATATCGATTTTTCGCTAAGGGAAATGGAAGTATTACATCTAATCGCCGACGGATATACGAATACCGAAATGGCTGATAAACTATTTTTAAGTAAGCGCACCATTGAGGGGCACCGCCAGGCGCTGATCGATAAAACAGGTGCTAAAAATACCGCTGCACTCATCCGCTTTGCGGTAGTAAACGGCTTCATCAATTAG
- a CDS encoding hypothetical protein (product_source=Hypo-rule applied) produces the protein MANTKNDRKDLEKGNQRKNQEQLNQIALGNTDIKNTPLADNNDLLNLPKTSGTGANPAAATPHSLIVHEDKEEKDRYEEGENKDQNAATA, from the coding sequence ATGGCAAATACCAAAAACGACAGAAAAGACCTTGAGAAAGGTAATCAAAGGAAAAACCAGGAACAGCTAAATCAAATTGCTTTGGGTAATACTGACATAAAAAACACGCCCTTAGCCGATAACAACGATCTTTTAAATTTGCCCAAAACTTCTGGCACAGGCGCGAACCCTGCCGCTGCCACCCCACATTCGCTTATTGTACACGAAGATAAAGAGGAGAAAGACAGGTATGAAGAAGGCGAAAATAAAGATCAAAATGCCGCTACAGCATAA
- a CDS encoding hypothetical protein (product_source=Hypo-rule applied), which produces MRDLPLNHNQEDLDTLKKKFNDGLIESSWSENGELTYIINDGLDLNEYANLAKQILESEGDIAHDFIGKVTNKVRTSSARFEYRSGWFLDGMADGEIE; this is translated from the coding sequence ATGAGAGACCTACCCTTAAACCATAACCAAGAAGATTTGGATACATTAAAGAAAAAATTTAATGATGGATTAATTGAATCATCATGGAGTGAAAATGGAGAATTGACCTATATTATCAACGATGGATTGGATTTAAATGAATATGCTAACCTGGCCAAACAGATTCTGGAAAGCGAAGGCGATATTGCCCATGATTTTATTGGCAAGGTTACCAATAAAGTGAGAACTTCATCGGCAAGATTCGAATACAGGTCTGGCTGGTTTTTAGATGGCATGGCTGATGGAGAAATTGAATAA
- a CDS encoding DNA-binding response OmpR family regulator (product_source=COG0745; cath_funfam=3.40.50.2300; cog=COG0745; pfam=PF00072; smart=SM00448; superfamily=52172): protein MSKLICILEDDAGIRDILQFLLLEEGYQVACYTTVNEFFSRKDINPDLYLLDVMLPDGNGMAVCKLLKADPKTAATPIIMMSAHADIQQMTSGCNAEEFVVKPFDIFVLLKKIVDLLNLKSAAKDT, encoded by the coding sequence ATGAGTAAACTGATCTGTATACTTGAGGATGATGCAGGGATAAGAGATATATTACAGTTCCTGCTTTTAGAAGAAGGTTACCAGGTAGCATGTTATACTACCGTTAATGAGTTTTTTAGCAGAAAGGATATCAATCCAGACCTTTATTTATTGGATGTAATGCTGCCCGACGGGAACGGCATGGCGGTATGTAAACTGCTTAAGGCTGATCCTAAAACTGCTGCGACACCGATAATTATGATGAGTGCCCATGCCGATATACAACAAATGACCAGCGGATGTAATGCGGAAGAATTTGTGGTAAAACCCTTTGATATCTTTGTGTTATTAAAAAAGATTGTCGATCTGTTAAATTTAAAAAGTGCTGCAAAGGATACATAA
- a CDS encoding uncharacterized protein YecE (DUF72 family) (product_source=COG1801; cath_funfam=3.20.20.410; cog=COG1801; pfam=PF01904; superfamily=117396) yields the protein MKLGKAYIGTSGWKYRHWEGNFYPDNLKKKDQFKYFTEHFDTVELNNSFYRQPSIDNFKQWQLQSPKNFTYAVKANRYFTHLKKLNVEQAEILDFLEATEGLENKLGPILFQLPPKWQLNTERLERFLEMLPKKHRYTFEFRNSSWYHDEVFTLLARYNCAFCIYELAGHQSPILSTADFVYIRLHGPEGKYQGSYNNNSLTKWNNMLISWIKEGKDVYLYFDNDQAGYAAFNALEIKKMISSASQK from the coding sequence ATGAAATTAGGAAAAGCATACATCGGCACATCGGGGTGGAAATACCGTCATTGGGAAGGCAATTTTTATCCTGATAATCTTAAAAAGAAAGATCAGTTTAAATATTTTACCGAACATTTCGATACTGTAGAACTGAATAATTCATTTTATCGCCAACCAAGCATCGATAATTTTAAGCAATGGCAGTTGCAAAGCCCGAAAAATTTCACTTATGCTGTTAAAGCCAATAGATATTTTACCCATCTCAAAAAACTGAATGTGGAACAGGCCGAAATCCTGGATTTTTTAGAAGCCACTGAAGGGCTGGAAAACAAACTAGGGCCTATTCTTTTTCAGCTCCCGCCTAAATGGCAATTAAATACCGAAAGGCTGGAGCGATTTTTAGAAATGCTCCCTAAAAAGCACCGATATACTTTCGAATTCAGAAATTCAAGTTGGTATCATGACGAAGTATTTACACTGCTCGCCAGATATAACTGTGCTTTTTGCATTTATGAACTGGCCGGGCATCAATCTCCGATTTTGAGCACAGCAGATTTTGTGTATATCAGACTACACGGACCTGAAGGGAAATATCAGGGAAGTTATAACAACAATAGTTTAACAAAGTGGAACAACATGTTGATTTCTTGGATAAAAGAAGGAAAAGACGTGTACCTCTATTTCGATAATGACCAGGCTGGTTATGCTGCTTTTAATGCGCTCGAAATAAAAAAAATGATTAGCTCAGCGTCTCAAAAATAA
- a CDS encoding hypothetical protein (product_source=Hypo-rule applied): MKAMVDKREKLAVLLKIRSIYLSGFGGLLKNGRIVDRREFPQAMPIGEYARFGIPKSKKITGT, from the coding sequence ATGAAGGCAATGGTAGATAAAAGAGAAAAATTAGCGGTACTTCTTAAAATACGCTCCATTTATTTGAGTGGTTTTGGTGGCTTGCTTAAAAATGGTAGAATAGTAGACCGGAGAGAATTCCCACAGGCGATGCCTATTGGCGAATATGCCAGGTTTGGAATTCCTAAAAGCAAGAAAATTACAGGTACCTAA